Proteins from one Cryptomeria japonica chromosome 4, Sugi_1.0, whole genome shotgun sequence genomic window:
- the LOC131077338 gene encoding protein TIME FOR COFFEE isoform X3, with translation MDRGRDSRRGGGGSGAGAVSGHVASRRRPRSGFKDSSAVCEEEEGLNESHDSTRLRERSSSAINNSNNHKKERSSLSSSKNKRRRPGLPERFHGGGRDRDRDRDNEEVDESSEESPVEEEEEDDDEPPHRPLPNPRRTTKFKSQWKVSEETIGVGLDSVPRKARSASVKRPHDSSSSAVLLTSVGVGVSDGSVHRRQKSPSPAGPSVVPASPSSSNASVKPGKRMKPIGTKPRPSKMMSSSISEREVEVAEVLFGLTRQFHNHHPAGETYAYSNANASKPDAKDSSNDGSVPPIYKVSSPLPSSSVVSSPISTSISPPPSSAALTLPHHSTSAPTPPTAPKKKRPRPAKPEEASSASVMRPPVSVSAALTTPSIASGARNDIESGYQHVKMETSSVNSEPDAFLPVINPKGITSVATTTCSSSISTTANQVSTPLAPSNQTDGFIASEKTAATKYADLKSITTEKTSEAKIPDLRTPTENIADGHSTDLKVIPNDKQGGANSADAKFVTNENTVEPKAVESHSDEKSQFDASEDFKKSMTDVSEDQPDQIVKKELDVPDSDLSSCPDKKMGIVNNRLTQTPKAESIVEEKFKIDLMAPPEKSSFDTDDDSLPVAVSHVTAEVPEGTGVTVISEIMAVAVKEERQSNKWEEELKVEKTENKYDTRDEGGEKLLQKKPVIEQRGIDLQLDGENLDNVSNKLLPQKQSRTLINEPKIEKEEKSVSEGVMGSNVCASSSVVTSMPISMTVPGWPPLGYFAPAAANWAGASSLPGVLPIEGTNSTPAIQPPYILQKSRPSWKRCATHSYIAHFIECQLRMSRHSFWPPANFFASRQYNLNAPLPPSSEFINLGSSVSGTVSAASAGNNASVSRGLESVQDKSIGLTALSSKEKTSNYVDARRKQTSHQQATQQISSTSMQPGHGFVLSASQSGAVGGNSSTAGSIGNVGSLVKNSSTAVEAVPSAGAGPANSNLAGMSADAQYVTMLQNGYSFAIPHFGSPYGGASSHIGQQQAQFFNAPSYTTQLLHPPQSQPQPQSQRQGPQNPSTSSGSSSSQQHKQQFQGSRNFSSSQKQQQQGTPSPSPSNSQQQHHMPMTQARHIDREANNEGDSPSTADSRLPVSQKTFYSPASPTSSNYSATPTSLLAQGLPIQTQDLALFPPSGGKHNGKQQQPQFQYQVASGYNLQQLGNDPTFQMKFNLSPSQVQAFAMNQTSNILCVPPMAQGHAMITDPARHQIQVQAQQHAVQPGGTQPQHSGQMQRTQTISTGDGRNSIDSMSNASGRGRDDERKSTMKGGMGHSLHFSRFETENSANIHGSPTDGSLPAALVTNNIDSMSRTLNAIPSAGNGSRNSRPTSSSSQGSPHLPSTQQLNPNTKQTASRVKTMPSPNVLPSVTSAQITMPSYGGDRTPPNSNLSKFPASMSYQGQNMKQGQQSPQWKMSSRTPMPPTMAGVGASAQAIHAAEMKSSPQQGRNQHSNTNTGGSAVCSPQASFVTSSKNSGQAPMNSKNNCTPIVAPKLSSSTAPVVGSIPMSSSSPVSKSVGSPASRSPTGSKGPVSQQKPAVSTSNKKSSPVGSRNMPSVLGPSNVSQSSSGKSGQQQYQQQSMPAMASGQSVNLKNQQYLNQPHCNQQPLIFQHTQYLSQQAVQQSQHSAQTAHQVTGFHQKQQLPGSNSPQPAFNTAHLRQQVGQQQQMQLASSASSTPSMFPLGTLTLGGTSGGSSKANPSVSLGGNSKGNMMLHAQCSGQQQLGNTRAMLASSYMQAMSSKSSDQRVVADVLSQEPINGNRMLQNSANLCSSAGQNRSPFNTSPQAASIHVPPGSLKKSGGSAVENLNSGGLSLSMAPSSSVRTNPGPTGSGSVGQNSAGMHSNQMPPMSIHQPPVPLAGGPATSASPGLHGQTAASVVQP, from the exons ATGGATAGAGGTAGAGATAGTAGGAGGGGAGGAGGAGGAAGTGGTGCAGGGGCGGTATCTGGTCATGTGGCGTCACGTAGGAGGCCTAGAAGCGGGTTCAAGGATTCATCAG CGGTCTGTGAGGAGGAGGAAGGATTGAACGAGTCTCATGATTCTACAAGGTTGCGGGAAAGATCTAGCAGTGCTATCAATAACAGTAATAATCACAAGAAGGAGCGAAGTAGTTTGTCTTCAAGCAAAAACAAGAGAAGGCGGCCTGGATTGCCTGAGCGCTTCCATGGCGGCGGTAGAGatagggatagagatagagataatgaGGAAGTAGATGAAAGTAGTGAAGAAAGTCCAgtggaagaggaagaggaggacgATGATGAGCCTCCTCATCGCCCTCTCCCTAATCCCAGAAGGACAACAAAGTTTAAGTCGCAATGGAAG gtttccgaagaAACGATTGGTGTCGGTCTTGATTCGGTCCCTCGGAAAGCTCGGTCAG CATCTGTGAAGAGGCCACATGATTCATCATCATCGGCAGTATTGTTAACATCAGTAGGAGTAGGAGTCTCAGATGGTAGTGTACATCGTCGCCAGAAGTCTCCGTCTCCTGCTGGGCCAAGTGTAGTTCCGGCCTCTCCTTCGTCTTCAAATGCATCAGTGAAGCCTGGGAAGAGAATG AAGCCAATTGGGACGAAGCCTCGGCCATCGAAAATG ATGTCCAGCTCAATATCTGAACGGGAAGTAGAAGTTGCGGAGGTGTTGTTTGGACTGACAAGGCAATTCCATAATCATCACCCAGCTGGAGAAACCTATGCATATTCAAATGCAAATGCATCCAAGCCTGATGCAAAGGATTCCTCAAACGATGGATCGGTTCCTCCCATTTACAAAGTCTCTTCCCCATTACCCTCTTCTTCAGTTGTTTCTTCACCCATTTCTACTTCTAtttctcctcctccatcatctgCAGCATTGACATTACCACATCATTCCACCTCAGCTCCAACACCCCCGACGG CTCCCAAGAAAAAACGGCCTCGACCGGCAAAGCCAGAAGAAGCAAGTTCTGCGAGTGTGATGAGACCTCCAGTATCTGTCTCAGCCGCTTTGACGACGCCAAGTATTGCTTCTGGGGCAAGGAATGATATTGAGTCCGGCTATCAACATGTCAAAATGGAAACTTCTTCTGTGAACTCGGAGCCTGACGCGTTTTTACCTGTGATTAACCCCAAGGGAATCACGTCTGTCGCTaccacaacttgttcatcttcaATTTCTACAACTGCCAATCAAGTTTCCACTCCACTGGCGCCTTCAAATCAGACTGATGGGTTTATTGCTAGCGAGAAGACAGCAGCCACTAAATATGCAGATTTGAAATCAATTACAACTGAAAAGACATCAGAAGCTAAAATTCCAGATCTTAGAACGCCAACCGAGAATATAGCAGATGGTCATAGTACCGATTTGAAGGTAATTCCAAATGACAAGCAAGGAGGAGCTAACAGTGCAGATGCTAAGTTTGTGACAAACGAGAATACTGTAGAACCTAAAGCAGTAGAAAGTCACTCAGATGAAAAGAGTCAATTTGATGCATCCGAAGATTTTAAAAAGTCAATGACTGATGTCTCTGAAGATCAACCTGATCAAATTGTGAAGAAAGAACTTGATGTGCCCGATTCTGATTTGTCCTCTTGTCCAGATAAGAAAATGGGGATTGTAAATAA CAGGCTCACTCAGACTCCCAAAGCTGAAAGCATTGTTGAGGAAAAGTTCAAGATTGATCTCATG GCACCTCCCGAAAAGTCTTCTTTTGATACAGACGATGACAGCTTACCTGTTGCTGTCAGCCATGTTACTGCTGAAGTACCAGAAGGAACT GGAGTTACTGTTATCTCAGAAATCATGGCAGTCGCGGTAAAGGAAGAAAGGCAATCGAACAAGTGGGAAGAGGAGTTGAAGGTAGAAAAGACAGAAAATAAATATGACACGAGAGATGAGGGAGGAGAGAAACTCTTGCAGAAGAAGCCTGTTATAGAACAGAGAGGAATTGACTTGCAATTGGATGGAGAAAATTTGGACAACGTTTCAAATAAACTTTTACCACAGAAGCAAAGCAGAACACTGATAAATGAGCCAAAAATAGAAAAGGAAGAAAAATCTG TTTCAGAAGGTGTGATGGGATCAAATGTTTGTGCCTCTTCAAGTGTAGTTACTTCAATGCCTATATCCATGACAGTTCCAGGCTGGCCTCCTCTTGG ATATTTTGCACCGGCTGCTGCTAATTGGGCTGGTGCTTCATCACTTCCAGGAGTCTTGCCTATTGAAGGGACCAATTCAACTCCGGCAATACAG CCTCCCTATATTTTGCAGAAGTCTCGTCCATCGTGGAAGAGATGTGCTACTCATTCATACATAGCTCATTTTATTGAATGCCAATTACGGATGAGTCGCCATTCTTTCTGGCCTCCGGCCAATTTTTTTGCCTCTAGACAATACAATTTGAATGCACCTTTGCCACCTTCATCTGAGTTTATCAATTTGGGCAGTTCAGTCTCAGGAACTGTTTCTGCTGCAAGTGCTGGAAATAATGCATCAGTCAGCCGTGGCTTGGAGTCTGTGCAGGACAAAAGCATCGGATTGACTGCTTTGAGTTCTAAGGAAAAGACTTCCAACTATGTGGATGCTAGAAGGAAACAAACTTCACATCAGCAGGCAACCCAGCAGATAAGTTCCACTTCAATGCAG CCTGGACATGGTTTTGTTTTGTCTGCTTCACAGTCTGGAGCTGTAGGAGGAAACTCTAGCACTGCTGGAAGCATTGGTAATGTTGGCTCCTTAGTGAAGAACAGCAGCACGGCAGTAGAAGCTGTTCCAAGTGCTGGGGCTGGGCCAGCTAATAGCAACCTAGCAGGCATGAGTGCAGATGCCCAATATGTGACTATGCTACAAAATGGCTATTCCTTTGCTATTCCACATTTTGGGTCACCTTATGGTGGAGCGTCCAGTCACATTGGACAACAGCAAGCTCAGTTTTTCAACGCTCCTAGTTATACAACACAGTTATTGCATCCTCCTCAATCCCAACCTCAACCTCAGTCTCAGCGGCAGGGCCCACAAAATCCTAGTACATCCAGTGGGTCATCATCATCGCAGCAGCATAAACAACAATTTCAAGGTTCACGGAATTTTTCTTCATCACAAAAGCAGCAGCAGCAAGGAACACCATCACCCTCTCCATCAAATTCTCAGCAGCAACACCATATGCCTATGACACAAGCTCGTCATATTGACCGGGAGGCCAACAACGAGGGAGATAGTCCCTCAACTGCTGATAGCAGACTTCCAGTATCTCAAAAGACTTTTTATAGCCCAGCGTCACCAACCAGCTCAAATTACAGTGCCACCCCCACATCTTTACTTGCTCAAGGTCTGCCAATACAAACTCAAGATTTAGCTCTATTCCCTCCCTCGGGAGGAAAGCATAATGGCAAGCAGCAGCAACCACAATTTCAGTATCAGGTAGCTTCAGGATACAACTTACAGCAACTTGGAAATGACCCAACTTTTCAAATGAAATTCAATCTCAGTCCATCTCAGGTTCAGGCATTTGCAATGAACCAAACTTCTAATATTTTATGCGTTCCTCCTATGGCACAAGGCCATGCAATGATAACAGACCCTGCAAGGCACCAAATTCAAGTCCAGGCTCAACAACATGCAGTTCAACCTGGTGGTACACAACCACAGCATTCCGGGCAAATGCAGAGAACTCAAACAATTAGTACTGGTGATGGAAGAAATAGCATTGATTCAATGAGCAATGCTAGTGGTAGGGGGCGTGATGATGAACGGAAGTCAACCATGAAGGGTGGAATGGGTCATTCACTGCATTTTTCCAGGTTTGAGACTGAGAATTCCGCTAACATTCATGGATCCCCAACAGATGGCAGCCTTCCCGCTGCTCTTGTTACAAATAACATTGACAGCATGAGTAGAACACTGAATGCAATTCCTTCTGCTGGAAATGGAAGCCGAAACTCTCGTCCCACTAGCAGTTCTTCCCAAGGCAGTCCCCATCTGCCCTCTACTCAACAGTTGAACCCGAATACTAAGCAGACTGCAAGCCGTGTTAAAACCATGCCTAGCCCAAATGTACTACCATCAGTAACTTCAGCACAGATCACAATGCCTAGTTATGGAGGAGATCGAACTCCACCGAATTCCAATCTCAGCAAGTTTCCGGCATCTATGTCATATCAAGGCCAAAATATGAAGCAGGGGCAACAGTCTCCTCAGTGGAAGATGTCTTCAAGAACGCCCATGCCCCCAACTATGGCTGGTGTTGGTGCTTCAGCACAAGCTATTCATGCTGCAGAAATGAAAAGTTCCCCTCAGCAAGGAAGGAATCAGCATAGCAATACCAATACAGGGGGTAGTGCAGTTTGCTCACCTCAAGCTTCATTTGTTACAAGCTCAAAGAATTCTGGACAAGCACCAATGAATTCAAAGAATAATTGTACTCCTATAGTAGCTCCAAAGTTGTCCTCATCAACTGCTCCAGTAGTTGGATCAATTCCCATGTCTTCGTCCTCTCCGGTTTCAAAGTCTGTTGGGAGTCCTGCATCAAGGAGCCCAACTGGGAGCAAAGGACCCGTCTCACAACAGAAACCTGCTGTTTCCACCTCTAACAAAAAGTCCTCTCCTGTTGGAAGCAGAAATATGCCATCTGTTTTGGGGCCTTCAAATGTATCTCAAAGCTCATCAGGGAAATCTGGACAACAGCAATATCAGCAACAATCAATGCCTGCAATGGCATCTGGGCAGTCGGTTAATCTAAAGAACCAGCAGTATCTTAACCAACCTCATTGCAATCAGCAGCCGCTTATTTTTCAACATACTCAGTATCTGTCGCAACAGGCAGTACAGCAATCCCAGCATTCAGCTCAAACTGCTCATCAAGTGACAGGATTTCATCAAAAACAGCAATTGCCTGGATCAAATTCTCCACAACCAGCTTTCAACACTGCTCATCTGCGTCAACAAGTAGGTCAGCAGCAGCAAATGCAATTGGCTTCATCAGCCTCATCTACTCCCAGTATGTTTCCTCTAGGAACTTTGACATTGGGCGGTACCTCTGGTGGCTCTTCAAAAGCCAATCCCAGTGTATCTCTTGGAGGGAATAGTAAAGGAAATATGATGCTACATGCACAGTGTAGTGGTCAACAGCAGCTGGGGAATACGCGTGCAATGTTGGCTTCTTCATATATGCAGGCGATGTCATCAAAGTCTTCAGATCAAAGAGTTGTGGCAG ATGTCTTAAGTCAAGAACCAATCAATGGAAATCGAATGCTACAGAACTCAGCTAATTTATGTTCATCTGCTGGTCAGAACAGAAGTCCTTTCAATACATCTCCTCAGGCAGCTTCCATTCATGTGCCTCCAGGAAGCCTCAAAAAATCAGGAGGCAGTGCTGTAGAAAACTTGAACTCGGGTGGCCTCAGCCTGTCTATGGCACCATCCTCTAGCGTTCGAACTAATCCTGGACCAACAGGCAGTGGGAGTGTTGGGCAAAATTCAGCTGGTATGCATTCAAATCAAATGCCTCCGATGTCTATCCACCAGCCTCCAGTTCCCTTAGCTGGAGGACCTGCAACAAGTGCTTCCCCTGGATTACATGGGCAAACAGCAGCAAGTGTGGTGCAACCATGA